The Oncorhynchus nerka isolate Pitt River linkage group LG11, Oner_Uvic_2.0, whole genome shotgun sequence genome includes the window agctgcagcgatcggttagctgctcagatagcagatgtttgaagttggtgagggacataaaagtctccaacttcagcgatttttgaaattcgttccagtcacaggcagcagagaactggaacgaaaggcggccaaatgaggtgttggctttagggatgatcagtgagatatacctgctggagcgcgtgctacgggtgggtgttgccatcgtgaccagtgaactgagataaggtggaactttacctagcatggacttgtagatgacctggagccagtgggtctggcgacgaatatgtagcgagggccagccgactagagcatacaggtcgcagtggtgggtggtataaggtgctttagtaacaaaacgggtggcactgtgataaactgcatccagtttgctgagtagagtgttggaagctattttgtagatgacatccccgaagtcgaggatcggtaggatagtccgttttactagggtaagtttggcggcgtgagtgaaggaggctttgttgcggaatagaaagccgactctagatttgattttagattggagatgtttgatatgagtctggaaggagagtttacagtctagccagacacctaggtacttatagatgtccacatattctaggtcggaaccatccagggtggtgatgctagtcgggcgtgcgggtgtaggcagcgaacggttgaaacgcatgcatttggttttactagcgtttaagagcagttggaggccacggaaggagtgttgtatggcattgaagctcgtttggaggttagatagcacagtgtccaaggacgggacggaagtatacagaatggtgtcgtctgcgtagaggtggatcagggaatcgcccgcagcaagagcaacatcattgatatatacagagaaaagagtcggcctgagaattgaaccctgtggcacccccatagagactgccagagtaccggacagcatgccctccgatttgacacactgaactctgtctgcaaagtagttgatgaaccaggcaaggcagtcatcataAAAACCCCttggctactgagtctgccgataagaatatggtgattgacagagtcgaaagccttggcaaggtcaatGACGACGGCTGctcagtactgtcttttatcgatggcggttatgatattgtttagtaccttgagcgtggctgaagtgcacctgtgaccggcttggaaaccagattgcacagcggagaaggtacggtgggattcgagatggtcagtgacctgtttgttgacttggctttcgaagacctggGTGGCTCCCATTCGAATCCCTCACCCTTGGGCTATTGAAGTGTTATGGGTTCTAGAGGTGAGCAACAATTAGCAGCTCAGAAAGTAGGCAGAGTGCCCATTAAGCTTGAATAACTGGGCCTGCTTGGAGCATATGTGGTCACATTATTATAGGATGACTTGGGAGAATGATGATCCACAATAGAGGCTGGCATTGCAGAGGTGGCACGTTTCAACATCTCTGCTCTCCACATCACTCAAGTATTGGCAGTCTGCGCTGGCCAAGTGATGGCTGCATTGGTCATGATGCAGACCCACCTCTGGCTCTCCATGACTTCCATCCAGGAGACAGAAAAGACCCCTTTGCTCAATGCACCCATCTCTGAAAAGGGCCTCTTCGGAGAAACCATGAGAAAGACAACGGGGCGTCTCGTGAAGTTAGGGTAGGAAAAGAAGCAGCTGCCTCTTTCCTGTGGTGCGTCGGCTCCCAAACAGCCGACCTCTGCTTTCTTCATGCCCGGGAGCAGCAGCTTGTGGCCAAAAGCTTGGCGAGCGGCTCCAAGAAACTCCTAGCCCCCCTGTGGAAGCCCAGGTTGCCCCAAAAGCGCCGCCGGACTCCCAGCAGCCTTTCTTGAAGCCTAGATGGGTGCCTGCACCAACCTGTCAGAACGCTTTCGGAAGCGCCACCGAACCTGATTGGCGGAAAAGTGACCTGAATAAAAACCTTTTAAtaaaagagagaaacagacaactTGTCTATTTCCCCGTTGTGGACACTCCCATGTCTGATAAGGCTACTCAGGAAGAAAAAGCTTGGTCAAATAGTTTGCGCAAGCGAATCGGTTCCCACACGTAGGGCAAGCGTACGACTTGTCGCCATTCGTCCTAATGCTCGCCCCTCCCATGTTGTGACCCAATGACAGTGGAGGAGGTCGTAGCACGTGCCACCACCCTCAGGTGATTCGTTTTTGAGCTCCCTCCTCAAGCCATTGTTTGGGTGTTGTTGGGATTGTGTGCTGTTTTATAGGCTAGGTAACTCTCGTGGTGAATGCCCATCCTGGCCCATCTGTATTGGTGGCGTAACCCAGAGGTAACTGAGGAAGGCTAGACCCAGGACACGGGTTTCTATGAATCCAGTCACCAGGCATTAGATGATATCGAGAGGGAGAAGACAGACTTCGTTAGACTCCCACCAGGGGGGTCTCCCACCTCACTCTGTGAAGGCTGAAGACCAGGGTGACCTGCTCTCTATCTGCCCCAGGACCGGTTCATCCCTGCACTGAGACTGTGAAGATTAGGACTAAGATTAagactccttgctgtccacagtccacctggccatgctgctgctccagtttcaactgttctgccttactattattcgaccatgctggtcatttatgaacatttgaacatcttggccatgttctgttataatctccacccggcacagccagaagaggactggccaccccacatatgctctctctaattctctctttctttctctctctcggaggacctgagccctaggaccgtgccccaggactacctgacacgatgactccttgctgtccccagtccacctgactgtgctgctgctccagtttaaactgttctgccttattattattcgaccatgctggtcatttatgaacatttgaacatcttggccatgttctgttataatctctacccggcacagccagaagaggactggccaccccacatagcctggttcctctctaggtttcttcctaggttttggcctttctagggagtttttcctagccaccgtgcttctacacctgtattgcataaatactgtataaatacatttgatttgatgttacaTGTCACTATACTCTATACATGGGCCATGTGCATTTTCTGCTGATGTATCCTAAGATAGCTCCTTTCTGAGAACCTCTTCCCACAGTGTGTACAGGCGAAGGGCCTCTCTCCCGTGTGCATCTTCAGTTGGTGCTTGTGagagaacctcttctcacactgggggcaGTTGTAggatttctcccctgtgtggaccctctggtgcctcttcagctTGGACGAGTGGGAGAAACTGGCCCAGCACAGGTGGCAGCCGAACGGTTTCTCCTCCGTGTGCatcctctggtggatctccacctgTTTGGGGAAACTGAAGGCTTTCCCACAGAATGAACATGGGAAGAGCTACTCTTTGCCACCAGATATACTGATAGCGTTACTACTACTGTCATTTGTCAACGGGCTTGTGTAGCCATTTACTGTTAAGGCACTGGCATTGTCTGAGGTCTGGTTTAACAGGAGACTGTGTAGGATGAAGGCCAGGGAGTGTCTGTGTTGTCGCAGGGTTCATGTTCCAGTTGATAGATCCTAAAGAAGGCAGGCTGAAGGCAGCACATGTTGGGGGTTAACATGAGACGTCATCAGTCTCTCTGAATcacaactataggagcaggaCGGAGCATCGCTAGCCGAGTCTTTCTCTGTTCGTTCCTGCTGCATACGAACCTGGCCTCCCAGTCCCCGCAGACCAAATCTACACCTCACACTGGTCTCATTCATTCTCTTGTCATGGAGACTAAATTTGGTTGTTGTTttgtgttccactgtctgtttctggttgtggttaacagtgtTCTTCCCCAGGCCAGAGTTGAAGATGCTGTCCCATCCACTGACCTCCACTAATTTATCTCTGGTCCAGGCCTGCTCATTGATGTTGTCCCATGGGCCCTTGGCTGCACTGGTCTGGGTTTGGGAATCCAAGATGGCCACCCAGTCTCCTCTGTTAGCCTCCAGCCATCCACCTGCAGGAAGACTTTAGACTTTAAAAGCATTGCAGAGAAAACTACGTTTTTTTGTAAATTAACTGCTGAAGTCCATACATTATGTTTTTGTAAGCAAACATAAGTtgctgtaggctatatgtatttCTCCCTTAACTTGCTCCCCCATCTTTAGTCCATTCAGTAGATCAATGCTCTCTTGTCAGGGCCCGTGTCCACAAAGTCTCTCCAAagtaggaatgctgatctaggatcagttttcccTTTCAGATAACAATAAATAAGACCATGTAGACAGTTGGGGACTTGAGACTCTGTGTGGATATGAGCCCAGGTCTTGGATTAATTTTGTCTTAAGTGTGGGACAATGCCTTTGAATTATCAAACAATTAAATGGTGTATAGTAGTCATAGCGATCCCTCATTGCCCAATCAGAAGATGCTCCATAGCAGGGTGCTCATATCAGATTTTGTGATCCAacatcctctcactctgtatctcttacaGTCAGTAGCCATGGAGGAAGGGAAGTCTGATCTGTTGCTGGTCAAAGAGGAGACAATAGAAGACGGACAAGAGAGCATTGATCTAAAGATGGGGGAGCAAGTTAAGGGAGaaatacatatagcctacagcaACTTACACTGAGGGGACCATGGTCATGGAGGACAAccagactacacctcctcctGAACCCACAGAGGAACCAGCTGAGTAGCACAGGACCACACAGAGTCTCACTGAGGTGAGCCCACTGAACTACTGTCTGAATACCATTCAGGAGGTGTAGTCAGGTTGTCCTCCATGACCATGGTGTAGTCTGGTTGTCCTCCATGACCATGGTCCCCTCAGTGTTCCCCAGAccctcctccttcaccagcaGCCCCTCTGGACCCTCCTCTTCCTTGAAGAGACAGGTGATACAGACATACACTCCCTCAGGTACGTACACACAGATAATAAACACACTTTCAACATAGTGTTTACCCATCCCCACTACATTAGAGTCCTATACTGTAGTTACAAAATTACTTCATTGTCGTTAAACACATCATGGTGGACATAAATATGTTGTGGGTAAAGATGTGTCAGCTAGGATAAGTCAAGCCACATCAGACAAACCTGACTAACTATTTTGACATGTACAGTaggtgtttgttagtgtgtgtatgtgtagttaTATTTATTAGGTGTATATTGGTTATAAAGCATGAGATCAGATGTGATGTATATTAAAGAGTCAATGAAAGTCTTAATTAAAAGTTAAATTGtgtgtttattaaacatgaaCTAGTTTTAAATACACCATATGAAAACTACACAAACTAAAAATCTGCATAAACTGCATACATTTTCTCATTAAAAGTGTCTTGGCAAAAATTCAGTAGTGGAATGAAAGTAATGAAATAAGCATTTGTGAACATCATATAGCCTACACAGTACAAACAAAATATGTAACAGACTTTTTTACGCCTTATAAATCACAGAATGTCTGGATGCAAAATTTTATCCAGGAATATTCAACACTGAAATCTGTTACTCATTATTCCAAatgcatctgtggatcttttctACTAACAACCAACGAAAATTAATCTTTGTCTAAATGTCAAAAGCGATTGAGTGGAATGTTTACTTTCTATGTTATAGTGGAATGatttttctgctggtgtatcctgaggtagCTCCTTTCTGAGAACCTCTTCCTGCAGTGTGTACAGGCGAATGGCCTCTCTCCcgtgtggaccttcaggtgcatcttcagGTTTCCAGACTGAGCGAAACGCATGTGACACTGGGGgcagctgtagggtttctcccctgtgtggaccctctgatGCCGCTTCAAGTTGCCAGCCTCAGCGAATCgcatgtgacactgggtacagctgaagggtttctcccctgtgtggaccctctggtggatctccaccttctgtaggcagctgaagcctttgttacagaacatgcagaggaaGCGTTTCACTTTACTACCACCTGATGTTGGTCCCCCTCCCTGAGCCTTGGCCTTTTGTACCTTTGAGTTCAATACCTGATCGGAAGGCCCCATAGACGTGGACACTGGTTCGTGATCCCTGAGTgtgtgtaaaggggagtgggTCGTGACATCTGGATTTGTCTCTAAGCTTTCCCTGTAATCTAAGAAATCTCTGCCTTGTGAATGTCCTTCTCCTAAGTGAGTCTCATTCCATATCAGAGGAACATCGCCCTCCACTTTCACAGTCACCTCATCTACGGCAATAACCTCCTCTTTCTTATCTAGGCACCCTTCAGAGTATAGCCTACTACTGTACTGGTTCCAGTCCCCTCTAGACAGATCAGTCTGTGTCTCTAAACCCAAGGTCATTTTGCCAGGGTCCATCTCTGTAGTGTAAGAACAAGACGGATAATTGACAGTCTCTAACGTTGCAACTGAGTCCTGATGGGTATGAACCGTCTTCGGGCTACCATAAAGAAAATACTCTGAGCCGGGAGCAGGAggacagcccagtctctctgggtcTGATCCTGTGTGTAAGAGCCTTCGTGATACAGTTAAAGTCTCggtgtctgtctctgacttgagGACAGCCTTCGGTGTTCCACTGACCTCCGTAATGCTACGTCGGGTCCTGGGCTGGGGCGTGGTGGCGAGGTCGTCCGTAGCTACAGGGGGCACCACTCCAGCCGCTGCTTcagtctggatgtctctgctgtGTTGTGGGTCGTCTCCTTCAGTCCTCTCCTGCTTGACCAGAGACGATCCTCCAGGACCTGCAGCCTCTGCAGACTGACAAAAGAAGAGATTAGGTTATTATCGGTACATGAGTTTAATTGGATAACAATCAGGGAAGTTAATAACAATGTTGTCAGGAAGTCACACGAGCTCCCATATGGCAGATAAATAAGGATGACCATGTAAGCAAATGAATGGCTAAGGGGAGCCTTTCTGAAATAAATTAGCCACATTTGATGTACTTTCATTTTGAATGTTACACTAtgacactgacctctatcacaatAACATGTTGGGTTGAGGTTCCAGTCCCCTCGTCTATAGCTATAGGTTGGTCATCTATCCACGCGTTGTGTCCCGCTGGCTTCACAAAGCTGTTGTGGCCTACAGTGAGATGTTCTTCAACTAAGAGAGTGATTAGGGGAAAAGTGGTAGTTAAGTTAGGTACTGTCAATGCTCAATGTATATTTTACAATATTGGCACTCTACAATTGGCAAGGATGTAAGGTAACACATATTGATCAATGTATTATGTTCCATGCATCACATTATTTTAATTTAGTAAATAATAGGAAATTCAGTAAATCAATAATCTGGTTAGAATATGATAGTGTCTTTGCACAAGTGCTTGCTATCCAAAAACGGACCAAGACCCAATTTTTGTTAACACATCCGCAGAAGGTAACGGAGCTATTAAATGAACGGCGACAGGTCGTGCAGACTCAGCAATGTACCTCTTGCCATTCCTCTGTATCGGTCGAGGATCTTGACACTACTGGGACGACTGGCGGGGACGCGCTCTCGTATTGTCCTCTCTGCGCGCTCCCGTGCCACCTTCCAGTCCATTAGTTGTAGTTTCCTCCGCAACCCCttgttttctttctggctttgagacatttccaaacgaaacactttatagtcgtcgtctacgagtttacagatctctgccacggctgcattcgctagcacctccatgatggaggctatttgagtgtgaaaaaccatacagttagccattgttagcagctagctagcgttaCGTAGCTCTATCAACCAATTCCTGTTTCCAGCGCGAATTAAAGACCACCTGCGATAATTATGTGATGCTGTGCAGTTAAAATAGTCATATTTTGAGTTCCATGATGTTAATAAACGTCTAAATAACAACAAAAACGCTAACGTGGAAATTGGAAAAAATGCCAAATTACTGTTCACTTCCGTTTTCTACTTCTTTGGTATCATGGTGTTTTTGCATGCCGCCACCTACCGTGTGATCGATCACGTTACATTTTGTGATACAAAGATAAAATCGGGGGAAAAaacaccaactaaccctacacctatataccactatttcataaaacaaataaaaaccaCCTCACTATTCCACTACTGTAATGGTTTGGGAGAATGGGACTCTCTTGTTCAACAGACCTTGTAACTCTTCTCCAGTAAAACCTGGTAAACCCAAGTACttagcagctgccaccacaacatatATATTCTGTGATTTATGTTTCATTTCCGCGGTACAAATTCGTATCACTCTGTATTGGCCAAGACCCTTGACCCATCATCCTCTGCTCTCCCTGGCAACCTCAACCTGTCTCTTGCACCGGGCACTTCTGATCCCCAGCAACATGGGCACCCCCACTTTTCAACCTacactacacattcctttgtccctTGCCCTCCTGCACACTTTACACATTTTGGAATCTCAACCCCTAaacactgctgcaacatgaccataagcttggcatCTGAAACACCTTAGTGGGTTCGGCGCAAAAGCTCTATCAGGAAAAGACTGCTTCAAAACTCGAAAAGGACAGACAGTTTCTTCTCAGTTTCACAACGCTCGCCAGAGGGAATCTTCAAGTTTAGTTGCACCACcccagtaatcactcctttcaaAGGCAAGTCACATGTCTTGTCCCTAGGCACGTAACACaaagaaacacagacagaaaacCATCATAAGTCCATTTCGACTACCATCACCAATTTAACAGTTCCCAACTTATTTTTACCCAGCCTGGGTCAGCCAAAAGGCAGGGATCCACTTTCTCCAAAAATGTCACTCCCACTGGGACAGAACCATCCTTTACATGACCATCGGGGCGAGGCTTGGACTCGGAGGTCTTCACCACACCTGCCACCGCAGGTAATTCATCCTCACTCTCATCAGGTAAAATTCCTgagccatcagacagcagaatACGGTTTGTACTTGGCACTACTCTTCTTCAACACACATCTTCCCATTGCACTTCCCTCTTCTACTTATTCCTTGCGGTCCATAACCACGTCTGTCCGTTTACCACGCTCATGCCGCGCCATCATCCGCTGAATTGCTTGCAGCACACACACTGATGGCCTTTGTTCAATACCCACCTTCTGTTCCTTTGACCAATCTATATCTGGCCTCTCCATGCTCCCAAAACTTGCCACAGTTGTCAGGTTTCCTCCTCGTCATCCATCTTAACTTCTTCTTCTGTGGTTTTAATGGTGGATTACATCTCAAAAAGGTGTATTGACACCAACAACTGGATGGGATTAAAAAAAACAATGTAAATAGTAAATTCATACGTGGTGTAGACAAACTTAATCCACACAACTCAAAATATTAAATTTACAATACTCCCAATTATTCTGTCCTTCAAAGCTCCAAATCTCCCTTCTTAGGCTCTGGGGCCTGAGCGGGTGGAACGGTTCGTGACAATACTCCATGCAACTCTTCTGCTGAGAGGTCTTCCAGACCCAGGAACCAAAAAACAAGTCTGTGTCATGTGAGAATACCGCATACCTAgatgctcaactgagggacttagaaatacatttaaaaaaaactcttATCCCAGGACACTTCAGAGGATGATAAAATAATCAGCTAAAGAATCGTTCCCCTGCATAGATCTCAAGTCACAATTTCTCCCGGTTGTGGACACTCCTATGTCTGATCAGGTAACTCAAAAAGGAGAAGCTCTTGTAACACAGCTTACACTTGAAGGGCCTCTACTTGATGTGAACGGTCTGGTGCTTTGTCACAGTTCACCTTGGAAAAGGGCTTCCCACACGTGGCGCAGGTGTATGGCTTGTCTGCGTCCGTCCTAACCAGAGGAGGTAGAAACAGGAGCTACCAGACTAAGGTGGTTAGTCTTTTAGCTCCCTCTTGCCATTGTTTGGGTGTTGTTGGGATTGTGTTCTGTGTTATAGGCTAGGTACCTCTCGTGGTGAACGCCCATCCTGACCCACCTGTATTGGTGGGGTAACCCTGAGGTAACTGAGGAAGGCTAGATCCAGGCCCAGGCTTTTTATGAACCCAGTCACCAGGCATTAGACGAGACCCTGAAGGAGAAGACAGACTTGCTGAAAGACTCCCACCAGGGGGGTCTCCCACCACTCTGTGTGAAGTCTGAAGCCCAGGGTGACCTGCTCTGTTCATCATGGATACTGTGGTGATTGTTTGTTCGTATCATAGGAACAGGAGGGTCTATTTCTAGCAAATTGTTACTGTAGGACCTAAGCCTTCAGAGGGACCAAAAATCTTCCAATAGCCTACATTGTATCTCCTGTAGTCGGACCATTCAAGTTATAGCGAAGGAAGAGCAATGCATTTTGGTGACATTATGAATGAATCAGACAGCCCTGGCCAAGTTTCGGGCTGCGCTtacacagagacagaaccagCAGACAGAAATGTAACACACAGCAGAAAATAATGTGACCAGCAAAACAAAAACCACTGTTTACACAACCTACGGTAGCCCAACACCACAATCACACCATCACCAACAGCGACAACAATAGTGACACATCAAAGGT containing:
- the LOC115137397 gene encoding zinc finger protein 239-like, which gives rise to MANCMVFHTQIASIMEVLANAAVAEICKLVDDDYKVFRLEMSQSQKENKGLRRKLQLMDWKVARERAERTIRERVPASRPSSVKILDRYRGMARVEEHLTVGHNSFVKPAGHNAWIDDQPIAIDEGTGTSTQHVIVIESAEAAGPGGSSLVKQERTEGDDPQHSRDIQTEAAAGVVPPVATDDLATTPQPRTRRSITEVSGTPKAVLKSETDTETLTVSRRLLHTGSDPERLGCPPAPGSEYFLYGSPKTVHTHQDSVATLETVNYPSCSYTTEMDPGKMTLGLETQTDLSRGDWNQYSSRLYSEGCLDKKEEVIAVDEVTVKVEGDVPLIWNETHLGEGHSQGRDFLDYRESLETNPDVTTHSPLHTLRDHEPVSTSMGPSDQVLNSKVQKAKAQGGGPTSGGSKVKRFLCMFCNKGFSCLQKVEIHQRVHTGEKPFSCTQCHMRFAEAGNLKRHQRVHTGEKPYSCPQCHMRFAQSGNLKMHLKVHTGERPFACTHCRKRFSERSYLRIHQQKNHSTIT